One segment of Pleomorphomonas sp. PLEO DNA contains the following:
- a CDS encoding ABC transporter permease, producing MSVLKSGTLSQERIVFLFAIVLFVAYAALLNGFLAPNNLVAILRSVSVLGILAVGMGIVVIGRGIDLSMVAVMAMATAWQLAMMNAGTPPLIATAIVFAGVVAVGIINGLLIAYAEVPAVFATLATASFVFGLVRSRFIAQDAVPVPPSASFILEFGQARLAHMPIEVVMFAVAAFLSFLVLRFTKFGRYVYYMGDNYQAARTMGIPVRPMIIGQYVVSALVAWLAGLITAAGLQSINTRVVNSTLLYDVILVVVIGGIGLSGGKGGMRNVVIGALLIGIMLNGMTILDLPNIYQNLIKATILLVALIIDSRLNPRDEQVGQQGDI from the coding sequence ATGTCCGTCCTTAAGTCCGGAACGCTCAGCCAGGAGCGCATTGTCTTCCTGTTCGCCATCGTGTTGTTCGTTGCCTATGCCGCCCTTCTGAACGGCTTCCTGGCGCCGAACAATCTGGTGGCGATCCTGCGTTCGGTATCGGTGCTCGGCATTCTGGCCGTTGGCATGGGCATCGTGGTGATCGGCCGAGGCATCGACCTTTCCATGGTGGCGGTGATGGCGATGGCCACCGCCTGGCAGCTTGCCATGATGAACGCCGGTACGCCGCCGCTCATCGCCACGGCCATCGTGTTTGCCGGCGTGGTCGCGGTCGGGATCATCAACGGCCTTCTGATCGCCTACGCCGAGGTGCCGGCGGTGTTCGCCACACTGGCCACAGCGAGCTTCGTGTTTGGTCTCGTCCGCTCGCGCTTCATTGCGCAGGACGCCGTGCCGGTGCCGCCATCGGCGTCGTTCATTCTGGAGTTCGGACAGGCGCGGCTCGCCCACATGCCGATCGAAGTGGTGATGTTCGCCGTCGCCGCTTTCCTGAGTTTCCTGGTGCTGCGCTTCACCAAGTTCGGCCGCTACGTCTACTACATGGGCGACAACTATCAGGCCGCCCGCACCATGGGCATTCCGGTTCGGCCGATGATCATCGGCCAGTATGTGGTCTCGGCGCTGGTCGCCTGGCTCGCCGGCCTCATCACCGCCGCCGGCCTGCAGTCGATCAACACCCGGGTCGTCAACTCGACGCTGCTCTATGACGTCATCCTGGTCGTGGTGATCGGCGGCATCGGGCTTTCGGGCGGCAAGGGCGGCATGCGCAACGTCGTCATCGGCGCCCTGCTGATCGGCATCATGCTGAATGGCATGACCATTCTCGACCTGCCCAACATCTACCAGAACCTCATCAAGGCGACGATCCTGCTCGTCGCCCTCATCATCGACAGCCGCCTCAACCCGCGCGACGAACAAGTCGGACAGCAGGGAGACATATGA
- a CDS encoding sugar ABC transporter substrate-binding protein, with the protein MTIKTMLARTLAAALCLSTLPAFAQETGDPGPAFVQSALAGKKVVLIPLALGFDLAQGWNHYIGSEVRGFGGVWETRDPNWDTAAGAQAITDLISSADKPAAILVHTPDLTSYSKLFKRAQDAGIFVIQVDNRSNFASDAFVGSNWETLGELEAKAAVAACGEGSSKKIGLIQGDQVNSSSLDQYAGIAKVLKDHPDFEIVGAPDSNWDVTTARNVATTLLQQHPEVCSVIDFWDNTAAGTAAAIRDAGLTGKVKLVTTGGGEELDCKALEDGTFHAVVMTDVKGQSRDISALLKFLLQSGLKPGQAKSWIYTLETATTKADLKPGTCWSLKDVQAAEAALAK; encoded by the coding sequence ATGACGATCAAGACAATGCTGGCGCGGACGCTCGCCGCTGCCCTCTGCCTTTCCACCCTGCCCGCGTTCGCCCAGGAAACCGGCGATCCCGGCCCGGCCTTCGTCCAGTCGGCGCTCGCCGGCAAGAAGGTGGTGCTGATCCCGCTCGCCCTCGGCTTCGACCTCGCACAGGGCTGGAACCACTATATCGGCAGCGAAGTGCGCGGCTTCGGCGGCGTGTGGGAAACCCGCGATCCCAACTGGGATACGGCGGCCGGCGCCCAGGCGATCACCGATCTCATCTCTTCGGCCGACAAGCCGGCGGCGATCCTCGTCCACACCCCCGACCTCACGTCCTACTCCAAGCTGTTCAAGCGCGCGCAGGACGCCGGCATCTTCGTGATCCAGGTCGACAACCGCTCCAACTTCGCTTCCGATGCCTTCGTGGGTTCCAACTGGGAAACGCTCGGCGAGCTCGAAGCCAAGGCAGCCGTCGCAGCCTGCGGCGAGGGCTCGTCCAAGAAGATCGGTCTTATCCAGGGCGATCAGGTCAACTCGTCGTCGCTCGATCAGTATGCCGGCATCGCCAAGGTTCTGAAGGACCATCCGGACTTCGAGATCGTTGGTGCCCCCGATAGCAACTGGGACGTCACCACGGCCCGCAACGTGGCGACGACGCTGCTGCAGCAGCATCCGGAAGTCTGCTCCGTCATCGACTTCTGGGACAACACGGCCGCCGGCACCGCCGCCGCGATCCGCGACGCCGGCCTCACCGGCAAGGTCAAGCTGGTTACCACCGGCGGCGGCGAAGAGCTCGACTGCAAGGCGCTTGAGGATGGCACATTCCACGCCGTGGTCATGACCGACGTCAAGGGCCAGTCGCGCGACATCTCTGCGCTGCTCAAGTTCCTGCTCCAGTCCGGCCTCAAGCCCGGCCAGGCCAAGAGCTGGATCTACACGCTGGAGACCGCCACCACCAAGGCGGACCTCAAGCCCGGCACTTGCTGGAGTCTCAAAGACGTGCAGGCCGCCGAGGCGGCGCTCGCCAAGTAG